From one Comamonas piscis genomic stretch:
- a CDS encoding glutathione S-transferase family protein, whose amino-acid sequence MKLLGSLTSPYVRKVRVVLAEKKLDYRLETLDVWGDRVTIAAVNPLGKVPCLVLDDGSALVDSRVIVEYLDTLSPVGKLIPSLGRERAEVRSWEALADGVLDAAVLARMEHAFAGRSDAQRSPAWVERQLGKVWAGLEAMSHGLGQKNYFAGAGVHISLADIAVGCCLAWLRFRFPELDWATRYPNLAQLLERLEARPSFAATQPQL is encoded by the coding sequence ATGAAATTGCTAGGAAGCCTGACCAGTCCCTATGTGCGCAAGGTGCGCGTGGTGCTGGCCGAGAAAAAACTCGATTACCGCTTGGAGACCCTGGATGTCTGGGGCGATAGGGTCACGATTGCCGCGGTCAACCCGCTGGGCAAGGTGCCTTGCCTGGTGCTGGATGACGGCTCGGCGCTGGTGGATTCGCGGGTGATCGTCGAGTACCTGGACACCTTGTCGCCCGTCGGCAAGCTGATTCCCAGCCTGGGCCGCGAGCGCGCCGAGGTGCGCAGCTGGGAGGCCCTGGCCGATGGCGTGCTGGATGCCGCTGTGCTGGCGCGCATGGAGCATGCCTTTGCCGGGCGTTCTGATGCACAGCGCAGTCCCGCCTGGGTGGAGCGCCAGCTGGGCAAGGTGTGGGCAGGGCTGGAGGCTATGAGCCATGGTCTGGGCCAGAAAAACTACTTTGCCGGCGCCGGTGTGCATATCAGCCTGGCCGATATAGCGGTGGGCTGTTGCCTGGCCTGGCTGCGGTTTCGCTTTCCCGAGCTGGACTGGGCCACACGCTACCCCAACTTGGCACAGCTGCTGGAGCGGCTGGAAGCCCGGCCCAGCTTTGCAGCAACACAGCCCCAGCTCTGA
- the glnE gene encoding bifunctional [glutamate--ammonia ligase]-adenylyl-L-tyrosine phosphorylase/[glutamate--ammonia-ligase] adenylyltransferase produces the protein MAHTDITPPQASLPLSEHSRFVQRLHRRYEGLLDLLPSGPPTHATMAPTLAALLAQGYALGAALRILRQLVMERLVQLDCDLQADLATITQGVTELAELTLDAACTAARAELDSRHGAPRDADGNPVQLWIIGMGKLGARELNVSSDIDLIYIYEQEGETLGQPDGRGKLSNHEYFIRAIKLIYQLIGETTEHGFVFRVDLMLRPNGNSGPAAISVAALEDYLQTHGREWERFAWLKSRIVAPLADTRSPNVQALRSAVLPFVFRRYLDYAVFDSLRSLHRQIREHAAKRSAGHPERANDVKLSRGGIREIEFIVQLLQVVRGGQFPELRCRATLEALPRLERANLMAPETAQALADAYIFLRKVEHRIQYLDDQQTHVLPTRDDDLLWMARTLGYDDECRFLHQLDAHRELVAQEFDKLLGGSEACKGGQCGGAKGAAASVPELETVLPKLPEAVRERVLQWQRNPRYSYLSDAGRSRLVLLLQRTAQWLGQGQVSEIAAVRLADWMESLLRRESYLAMLQERPAVHEKLMHMLGAAKWPARYMLQHPGVIDELASDALMHERFNPQEFEADLERRRAALQSTAEDDDENLLNLLRRAHHAETFRTLARDIEQQITVEQVADDLSALADAILRITTRWCWGRLKNIHREEPQFGIIGYGKLGGKELGYGSDLDIVFVFDDEDERAPEVYSAFVRKLISWLTVKTGEGDLFEIDTALRPNGNSGLLVTSFDSYANYQQQRGSNTAWTWEHQAMTRSRFVLGSPALAARFDAVREAVITAPRDAAALGSEIATMRERVRSAHKVPAGLFDVKHSVGGMMDVEFVVQYLVLLHSACNPELRPNLGNISLLRRAESAGLLPEGMGETTANAYRALRRVQHLARLNEAPTQVPETALLEEQQTVRALWKTVLQTA, from the coding sequence ATGGCACACACGGATATCACGCCCCCGCAGGCCAGCCTGCCTCTTTCTGAACACTCCCGCTTCGTCCAGCGCCTGCACCGCCGCTACGAGGGTTTGCTGGACCTCTTGCCCAGCGGCCCACCCACCCATGCCACCATGGCCCCCACCTTGGCCGCGCTGCTGGCACAGGGTTATGCACTGGGCGCTGCGCTGCGCATTCTTCGCCAGCTGGTCATGGAGCGGCTGGTGCAGCTCGACTGCGACCTGCAGGCCGATCTGGCCACCATCACCCAGGGCGTGACCGAGCTGGCCGAGCTGACCCTGGACGCCGCCTGCACTGCCGCCCGGGCCGAGCTCGACAGCCGCCATGGCGCCCCGCGTGATGCCGATGGCAACCCGGTGCAGCTGTGGATCATCGGCATGGGCAAGCTGGGCGCGCGCGAGCTGAATGTCTCCAGTGATATCGATCTGATCTATATCTATGAGCAAGAAGGCGAAACCCTGGGCCAACCCGATGGCCGAGGCAAGCTCAGCAACCATGAGTATTTCATCCGCGCAATCAAGCTGATCTACCAGCTGATTGGCGAAACCACCGAGCACGGCTTTGTGTTCCGCGTCGATCTGATGCTGCGGCCCAATGGCAACTCCGGCCCGGCCGCCATCTCGGTCGCCGCGCTGGAAGACTATCTGCAAACCCATGGCCGTGAATGGGAGCGCTTTGCCTGGCTCAAAAGCCGCATCGTGGCACCGCTGGCCGATACCCGCAGCCCCAATGTGCAGGCGCTGCGCAGCGCGGTGCTGCCCTTTGTGTTCCGCCGCTACCTGGATTACGCGGTCTTCGATTCGCTGCGCAGCCTGCACCGCCAGATCCGCGAGCATGCGGCCAAGCGCAGCGCCGGCCACCCCGAGCGCGCCAATGACGTCAAGCTCTCGCGCGGCGGCATCCGCGAGATTGAGTTCATCGTGCAGCTGCTGCAAGTGGTGCGGGGCGGCCAGTTCCCTGAGCTGCGCTGCCGTGCCACCCTCGAGGCCCTGCCCCGCCTGGAGCGCGCCAACCTGATGGCGCCCGAGACGGCGCAGGCCCTCGCCGATGCCTATATTTTTCTGCGCAAGGTCGAGCACCGAATCCAGTACCTGGACGACCAGCAAACCCATGTGCTGCCCACACGCGACGACGACCTGCTGTGGATGGCGCGGACCCTGGGCTATGACGACGAGTGCCGCTTTTTGCACCAGCTCGATGCGCACCGCGAACTGGTGGCGCAGGAGTTTGACAAGCTGCTGGGCGGAAGCGAGGCCTGCAAGGGCGGCCAGTGCGGCGGTGCCAAGGGCGCGGCTGCCAGCGTCCCTGAGCTGGAGACCGTACTGCCCAAGCTGCCCGAGGCGGTGCGCGAGCGCGTGCTGCAGTGGCAGCGCAACCCCCGCTACAGCTACCTGAGCGATGCGGGCCGCAGCCGCCTGGTCTTGCTGCTGCAGCGCACAGCCCAGTGGCTGGGCCAGGGCCAGGTCAGCGAAATCGCCGCCGTGCGCCTGGCCGATTGGATGGAATCCCTGCTGCGCCGCGAAAGCTACCTGGCGATGCTGCAGGAGCGCCCGGCCGTGCATGAAAAGCTGATGCACATGCTGGGCGCCGCCAAATGGCCGGCCCGCTACATGCTGCAGCACCCCGGTGTCATCGATGAGCTGGCCAGCGACGCGCTGATGCATGAGCGCTTCAACCCGCAGGAGTTTGAAGCCGACCTCGAGCGGCGCCGGGCCGCTTTGCAATCCACCGCAGAAGACGATGACGAGAACCTGCTGAACCTGCTGCGCCGCGCCCACCATGCCGAAACCTTCCGCACCCTGGCGCGCGATATCGAGCAGCAAATCACCGTTGAGCAGGTGGCCGATGACCTGTCAGCGCTGGCCGATGCGATCCTGCGCATCACCACCCGCTGGTGCTGGGGCAGGCTGAAAAACATCCACCGGGAAGAGCCGCAGTTCGGCATCATCGGCTACGGCAAGCTGGGCGGCAAAGAGCTCGGCTACGGCAGCGATCTGGATATCGTCTTTGTGTTTGATGATGAGGACGAGCGTGCGCCCGAGGTCTATTCGGCCTTTGTGCGCAAGCTCATCAGCTGGCTGACCGTGAAGACCGGCGAAGGCGATCTGTTCGAGATCGACACCGCCTTGCGCCCCAACGGCAACTCCGGCCTGCTGGTGACCAGCTTTGACTCTTATGCCAACTACCAGCAGCAGCGCGGCAGCAACACCGCCTGGACCTGGGAGCACCAGGCGATGACACGCTCGCGCTTTGTGCTGGGCAGCCCTGCGCTGGCGGCCCGTTTTGACGCGGTGCGCGAGGCTGTGATCACTGCGCCGCGCGATGCCGCAGCACTGGGCAGCGAGATCGCCACCATGCGCGAGCGGGTGCGCAGCGCCCACAAGGTGCCTGCAGGCCTCTTCGATGTTAAACACAGCGTCGGCGGGATGATGGATGTGGAATTTGTCGTGCAGTACCTGGTCTTGCTGCATTCGGCTTGCAATCCCGAATTGCGTCCCAACTTGGGGAACATCAGCTTGCTGCGCCGTGCCGAAAGTGCGGGCTTGCTGCCTGAAGGCATGGGTGAGACGACCGCAAATGCCTACCGCGCATTGCGCCGTGTGCAACATTTGGCCCGGCTGAACGAGGCACCTACCCAGGTGCCAGAAACAGCTTTGCTGGAGGAGCAGCAGACGGTGCGTGCGCTGTGGAAAACGGTGTTGCAGACCGCATAA